A genome region from Paralichthys olivaceus isolate ysfri-2021 chromosome 6, ASM2471397v2, whole genome shotgun sequence includes the following:
- the LOC109635214 gene encoding collagen alpha-1(II) chain-like isoform X2, which yields MFSFVDSRTVLLLVASQVVLLAVVRCQEEDDQILGARGQKGEPGEIADVVGPRGPPGPMGPSGEQGPRGEAGAKGDKGNSGPRGRDGEPGIPGNPGAAGPPGPPGLGGNFAAQMAGGFDEKSGGAQMGVMQGPMGPMGPRGPPGPSGAPGPQGFQGGPGEAGEPGAAGPMGPRGPAGPSGKSGSDGEAGKPGKAGERGPAGPQGARGFPGTPGLPGIKGHRGHPGLDGAKGETGAAGAKGEGGSSGENGAPGPMGPRGLPGERGRPGAAGAAGARGNDGLPGPAGPPGPVGPAGAPGFPGSPGAKGEAGPTGARGSEGAQGPRGEGGTPGSPGPAGASGNPGTDGIPGAKGSAGASGIAGAPGFPGPRGPPGPQGATGPLGPKGQSGDPGLPGFKGEAGPKGELGPGGPQGPPGPTGEEGKRGARGEPGAAGPLGPPGERGAPGNRGFPGQDGLAGAKGAPGDRGVSGAAGPKGATGDPGRTGESGLPGARGLTGRPGDAGPQGKVGASGAPGEDGRPGPPGPQGARGQPGVMGFPGPKGANGEAGKPGEKGLLGRPGLRGLSGKDGETGSSGPPGPAGPAGERGEQGQPGPSGFQGLPGPSGAPGEAGKPGDQGVSGEGGAPGAVGPRGERGFPGERGGAGAQGLQGPRGIPGTPGSDGPKGAIGPAGAAGPQGPPGLQGMPGERGAGGISGAKGDRGDNGQKGPEGAPGKDGARGLTGPIGPPGPSGPNGAKGETGPGGPSGAAGARGAPGDRGEGGPPGPAGFAGPPGADGQPGAKGELGETGQKGEAGSSGPQGPSGAPGPVGPTGVSGPKGARGAQGAPGATGFPGAAGRVGSPGPNGNPGSSGPAGAAGKDGPKGARGDSGPPGRQGDPGLRGLAGTQGEKGEPGEDGPPGADGPSGPQGLGGSRGIVGLPGQRGERGFAGLPGPSGEPGKQGAPGSAGDRGPPGPVGPPGLTGPSGETGREGTPGSDGPPGRDGAVGVKGERGNTGPGGAPGAPGSPGAPGPVGPLGKQGDRGESGAQGPAGASGPAGARGMAGPQGPRGDKGEAGETGERGQKGHRGFTGLQGLPGPPGPAGDSGSAGPAGPSGAKGPPGPGGPAGKDGSNGLLGPIGPPGPRGRSGESGPAGPPGNAGPPGPPGPPGPGIDMSAFAGLGQTEKSPDPLRYMRADEASSSLRQHDVEVDSTLKSLNNQIENLRSPDGSQKNPARSCRDLKLCHPEWKSGDYWVDPNIGSTADAIKAYCNMETGETCVYPSIAKVPKKNWWTSKSKDRKHIWFGETMNGGFHFDYAQDGPAAMAASVQLTFLRLLSTEVSQNLTYHCKNSIAYMDQTTGNLKKALLLQGSNDVEIRAEGNSRFTYSVLEDGCKKHTGRWGKTVFEYKTQKTSRLPIVDIAPMDIGGADQEFGVDVGAVCFL from the exons GGAAATTCTGGACCTCGAGGAAGAGATGGTGAGCCTGGCATCCCCGGAAACCCCGGAGCAGCTGGGCCACCAGGACCACCAGGGCTTGGAGGG AACTTTGCTGCTCAGATGGCTGGAGGCTTTGACGAGAAGTCCGGAGGTGCTCAGATGGGTGTGATGCAAGGACCAATG GGTCCTATGGGCCCTCGTGGTCCCCCTGGACCTTCTGGAGCTCCT GGACCACAGGGTTTCCAAGGCGGCCCTGGTGAGGCTGGAGAGCCTGGTGCAGCA GGGCCAATGGGACCCCGTGGACCAGCTGGACCTTCTGGAAAATCAGGAAGTGAT gGTGAGGCTGGCAAACCTGGCAAAGCTGGTGAGCGTGGACCTGCAGGGCCTCAG ggtgCTCGTGGATTCCCTGGAACTCCTGGACTTCCTGGAATTAAAGGACACAGA GGTCACCCTGGTCTGGATGGAGCTAAGGGAGAGACTGGTGCTGCAGGAGCCAAG GGTGAGGGTGGTTCCTCTGGTGAAAATGGTGCCCCTGGACCAATG GGTCCACGTGGTCTGCCTGGTGAGAGGGGACGTCctggagcagctggagctgCA GGTGCCCGTGGAAATGATGGCTTGCCCGGTCCTGCTGGTCCACCT GGACCTGTTGGTCCAGCTGGAGCTCCCGGTTTCCCAGGATCCCCAGGAGCCAAG GGAGAAGCTGGTCCTACTGGTGCCCGTGGATCTGAGGGCGCACAGGGACCCCGCGGAGAGGGAGGTACCCCTGGATCTCCCGGACCTGCCGGAGCATCG GGTAACCCTGGTACTGATGGTATTCCTGGAGCTAAGGGATCTGCT GGTGCTTCCGGTATTGCTGGTGCTCCTGGATTCCCAGGCCCTCGTGGCCCACCTGGACCACAGGGAGCTACAGGACCTCTGGGGCCAAAGGGACAGTCT GGAGACCCTGGTCTTCCCGGATTCAAAGGTGAAGCTGGACCCAAGGGAGAGCTT GGCCCCGGTGGTCCTCAAGGTCCCCCTGGCCCTACTGgtgaagaaggaaagagaggcGCCAGAGGAGagcctggagctgctggacCACTCGGACCTCCAGGAGAGAGA GGAGCTCCCGGTAACCGTGGTTTCCCTGGTCAGGATGGTCTTGCTGGTGCTAAG GGTGCCCCCGGTGACCGTGGTGTTTCTGGGGCTGCTGGGCCTAAAGGTGCTACTGGAGACCCTGGACGCACAGGAGAGTCCGGCCTTCCCGGAGCCAGA GGTCTCACTGGTCGTCCTGGAGATGCTGGTCCTCAGGGCAAAGTTGGAGCCTCA GGAGCCCCTGGTGAGGACGGTCGCCCCGGCCCACCTGGTCCTCAGGGAGCCCGTGGACAGCCCGGAGTGATGGGATTCCCTGGACCAAAGGGAGCCAAT GGTGAAGCTGGAAAGCCAGGAGAGAAGGGTCTCTTAGGTCGTCCTGGTCTTAGA GGTTTGTCTGGAAAAGATGGTGAGACTGGTTCTTCTGGACCTCCTGGCCCTGCT GGCcctgctggagagagaggagagcaaggACAGCCTGGACCTTCTGGCTTCCAG GGTCTGCCTGGACCATCTGGTGCCCCAGGAGAGGCTGGAAAACCTGGAGACCAG ggtgTTTCTGGAGAGGGCGGAGCTCCTGGTGCTGTTGGACCCAGA GGCGAACGTGGTTTCCCTGGTGAAAGGGGTGGTGCTGGAGCTCAAGGTCTTCAGGGACCTCGTGGAATTCCTGGAACACCAGGATCTGATGGACCCAAG GGAGCCATTGGACCAGCTGGTGCTGCTGGACCTCAGGGACCCCCCGGCCTGCAGGGTATGCCTGGAGAGAGGGGAGCTGGTGGCATCTCAGGAGCTAAGGGAGACAGA GGTGACAACGGACAGAAGGGACCCGAGGGGGCTCCTGGAAAGGATGGTGCTAGA ggTTTGACTGGTCCCATTGGTCCACCTGGCCCATCTGGACCAAACGGTGCCAAG GGTGAGACTGGACCTGGTGGACCTTCTGGTGCTGCTGGTGCTCGTGGTGCTCCT GGTGACCGTGGTGAGGGTGGTCCTCCTGGACCTGCTGGTTTTGCTGGACCTCCT GGTGCAGATGGTCAGCCTGGAGCCAAGGGAGAGCTTGGTGAGACTGGACAGAAGGGAGAGGCTGGTTCTTCTGGACCTCAGGGACCATCTGGAGCTCCTGGACCTGTG ggACCTACTGGTGTATCTGGACCTAAAGGAGCTCGTGGTGCTCAGGGAGCTCCT GGTGCCACTGGATTCCCTGGTGCTGCCGGCAGAGTTGGATCTCCTGGCCCTAAT GGTAACCCTGGCTCTTCTGGTCCCGCTGGTGCTGCTGGCAAAGACGGACCAAAGGGTGCTCGTGGTGACAGCGGCCCCCCAGGAAGACAGGGAGACCCTGGGCTGCGTGGACTTGCTGGCACACAAGGAGAGAAGGGAGAGCCCGGAGAGGATGGACCCCCT GGTGCTGACGGACCTTCAGGTCCTCAGGGTCTGGGTGGATCCCGTGGTATTGTTGGTTTGCCTGGTCAGCGGGGAGAGAGAGGCTTCGCTGGTCTTCCTGGACCTTCT GGAGAGCCTGGAAAACAGGGAGCTCCTGGTTCCGCTGGCGACCGTGGACCTCCTGGACCTGTGGGACCCCCTGGACTTACAGGACCTTCTGGAGAGACTGGTAGAGAG GGTACCCCTGGATCAGATGGACCTCCTGGTAGAGATGGAGCTGTTGGAGTCAAG GGAGAGCGAGGTAACACTGGTCCTGGTGGCGCCCCCGGTGCTCCAGGATCCCCTGGTGCCCCTGGACCTGTCGGACCTCTCGGCaagcagggagacagaggagagtct gGCGCTCAAGGACCTGCTGGAGCCTCTGGACCCGCTGGCGCTAGAGGAATGGCC GGACCCCAAGGACCTCGTGGAGACAAGGGAGAGGCTGGTGAgactggagagagaggacagaaaggTCACCGTGGCTTCACTGGTCTGCAGGGTCTCCCTGGACCTCCT GGTCCCGCTGGAGATTCTGGATCTGCTGGACCTGCAGGCCCAAGCGGCGCTAAG GGACCACCTGGACCAGGTGGGCCTGCTGGCAAAGACGGATCTAACGGACTGCTCGGCCCTATTGGACCGCCTGGACCTCGTGGACGCTCTGGAGAAAGTGGTCCTGCT GGACCTCCTGGTAACGCTGGGCCCCCCGGTCCTCCTGGTCCTCCTGGTCCTGGCATCGACATGTCTGCCTTTGCCGGTCTGGGTCAGACAGAGAAGTCCCCTGATCCTCTCAGGTACATGAGGGCCGATGAGGCCTCTAGCTCCCTGAGGCAGCACGATGTTGAGGTCGATTCCACACTCAAGTCCCTCAACAACCAGATTGAGAACCTGCGCAGCCCTGACGGCTCCCAGAAGAACCCTGCTCGCTCCTGCAGGGACCTGAAACTGTGTCACCCTGAGTGGAAGAGCG GTGATTACTGGGTTGATCCCAACATTGGCAGCACCGCTGACGCCATCAAGGCCTACTGCAACATGGAGACTGGAGAGACCTGCGTCTACCCAAGCATTGCCAAGGTGCCAAAGAAGAACTGGTGGACCAGCAAGAGCAAGGACCGCAAACACATCTGGTTCGGAGAGACCATGAATGGAGGATTCCAC TTTGACTACGCTCAGGACGGCCCAGCTGCCATGGCTGCCAGCGTCCAGCTGACATTCCTGAGGCTTCTGTCCACTGAAGTTTCCCAGAATCTCACTTACCACTGCAAGAACAGCATTGCCTACATGGACCAGACCACAGGCAACCTGAAGAAGGCTTTGCTGCTGCAGGGCTCCAACGATGTGGAGATCCGTGCAGAAGGCAACAGTCGCTTCACGTACAGTGTGTTGGAGGATGGCTGCAAG aaacacacaggccGGTGGGGCAAGACTGTCTTTGAGTACAAAACACAGAAGACCTCCCGTCTGCCAATCGTGGACATTGCTCCTATGGACATCGGAGGAGCTGATCAGGAGTTTGGAGTGGATGTAGGCGCAGTCTGCTTCTTGTAA
- the LOC109635214 gene encoding collagen alpha-1(II) chain-like isoform X1, translating into MFSFVDSRTVLLLVASQVVLLAVVRCQEEDDQEAGGCIQDGQQYSDKDVWKPEPCRICVCDSAAVLCDEIICEEIRECANPIIPSGECCPICPADASAPIEILGARGQKGEPGEIADVVGPRGPPGPMGPSGEQGPRGEAGAKGDKGNSGPRGRDGEPGIPGNPGAAGPPGPPGLGGNFAAQMAGGFDEKSGGAQMGVMQGPMGPMGPRGPPGPSGAPGPQGFQGGPGEAGEPGAAGPMGPRGPAGPSGKSGSDGEAGKPGKAGERGPAGPQGARGFPGTPGLPGIKGHRGHPGLDGAKGETGAAGAKGEGGSSGENGAPGPMGPRGLPGERGRPGAAGAAGARGNDGLPGPAGPPGPVGPAGAPGFPGSPGAKGEAGPTGARGSEGAQGPRGEGGTPGSPGPAGASGNPGTDGIPGAKGSAGASGIAGAPGFPGPRGPPGPQGATGPLGPKGQSGDPGLPGFKGEAGPKGELGPGGPQGPPGPTGEEGKRGARGEPGAAGPLGPPGERGAPGNRGFPGQDGLAGAKGAPGDRGVSGAAGPKGATGDPGRTGESGLPGARGLTGRPGDAGPQGKVGASGAPGEDGRPGPPGPQGARGQPGVMGFPGPKGANGEAGKPGEKGLLGRPGLRGLSGKDGETGSSGPPGPAGPAGERGEQGQPGPSGFQGLPGPSGAPGEAGKPGDQGVSGEGGAPGAVGPRGERGFPGERGGAGAQGLQGPRGIPGTPGSDGPKGAIGPAGAAGPQGPPGLQGMPGERGAGGISGAKGDRGDNGQKGPEGAPGKDGARGLTGPIGPPGPSGPNGAKGETGPGGPSGAAGARGAPGDRGEGGPPGPAGFAGPPGADGQPGAKGELGETGQKGEAGSSGPQGPSGAPGPVGPTGVSGPKGARGAQGAPGATGFPGAAGRVGSPGPNGNPGSSGPAGAAGKDGPKGARGDSGPPGRQGDPGLRGLAGTQGEKGEPGEDGPPGADGPSGPQGLGGSRGIVGLPGQRGERGFAGLPGPSGEPGKQGAPGSAGDRGPPGPVGPPGLTGPSGETGREGTPGSDGPPGRDGAVGVKGERGNTGPGGAPGAPGSPGAPGPVGPLGKQGDRGESGAQGPAGASGPAGARGMAGPQGPRGDKGEAGETGERGQKGHRGFTGLQGLPGPPGPAGDSGSAGPAGPSGAKGPPGPGGPAGKDGSNGLLGPIGPPGPRGRSGESGPAGPPGNAGPPGPPGPPGPGIDMSAFAGLGQTEKSPDPLRYMRADEASSSLRQHDVEVDSTLKSLNNQIENLRSPDGSQKNPARSCRDLKLCHPEWKSGDYWVDPNIGSTADAIKAYCNMETGETCVYPSIAKVPKKNWWTSKSKDRKHIWFGETMNGGFHFDYAQDGPAAMAASVQLTFLRLLSTEVSQNLTYHCKNSIAYMDQTTGNLKKALLLQGSNDVEIRAEGNSRFTYSVLEDGCKKHTGRWGKTVFEYKTQKTSRLPIVDIAPMDIGGADQEFGVDVGAVCFL; encoded by the exons GGAAATTCTGGACCTCGAGGAAGAGATGGTGAGCCTGGCATCCCCGGAAACCCCGGAGCAGCTGGGCCACCAGGACCACCAGGGCTTGGAGGG AACTTTGCTGCTCAGATGGCTGGAGGCTTTGACGAGAAGTCCGGAGGTGCTCAGATGGGTGTGATGCAAGGACCAATG GGTCCTATGGGCCCTCGTGGTCCCCCTGGACCTTCTGGAGCTCCT GGACCACAGGGTTTCCAAGGCGGCCCTGGTGAGGCTGGAGAGCCTGGTGCAGCA GGGCCAATGGGACCCCGTGGACCAGCTGGACCTTCTGGAAAATCAGGAAGTGAT gGTGAGGCTGGCAAACCTGGCAAAGCTGGTGAGCGTGGACCTGCAGGGCCTCAG ggtgCTCGTGGATTCCCTGGAACTCCTGGACTTCCTGGAATTAAAGGACACAGA GGTCACCCTGGTCTGGATGGAGCTAAGGGAGAGACTGGTGCTGCAGGAGCCAAG GGTGAGGGTGGTTCCTCTGGTGAAAATGGTGCCCCTGGACCAATG GGTCCACGTGGTCTGCCTGGTGAGAGGGGACGTCctggagcagctggagctgCA GGTGCCCGTGGAAATGATGGCTTGCCCGGTCCTGCTGGTCCACCT GGACCTGTTGGTCCAGCTGGAGCTCCCGGTTTCCCAGGATCCCCAGGAGCCAAG GGAGAAGCTGGTCCTACTGGTGCCCGTGGATCTGAGGGCGCACAGGGACCCCGCGGAGAGGGAGGTACCCCTGGATCTCCCGGACCTGCCGGAGCATCG GGTAACCCTGGTACTGATGGTATTCCTGGAGCTAAGGGATCTGCT GGTGCTTCCGGTATTGCTGGTGCTCCTGGATTCCCAGGCCCTCGTGGCCCACCTGGACCACAGGGAGCTACAGGACCTCTGGGGCCAAAGGGACAGTCT GGAGACCCTGGTCTTCCCGGATTCAAAGGTGAAGCTGGACCCAAGGGAGAGCTT GGCCCCGGTGGTCCTCAAGGTCCCCCTGGCCCTACTGgtgaagaaggaaagagaggcGCCAGAGGAGagcctggagctgctggacCACTCGGACCTCCAGGAGAGAGA GGAGCTCCCGGTAACCGTGGTTTCCCTGGTCAGGATGGTCTTGCTGGTGCTAAG GGTGCCCCCGGTGACCGTGGTGTTTCTGGGGCTGCTGGGCCTAAAGGTGCTACTGGAGACCCTGGACGCACAGGAGAGTCCGGCCTTCCCGGAGCCAGA GGTCTCACTGGTCGTCCTGGAGATGCTGGTCCTCAGGGCAAAGTTGGAGCCTCA GGAGCCCCTGGTGAGGACGGTCGCCCCGGCCCACCTGGTCCTCAGGGAGCCCGTGGACAGCCCGGAGTGATGGGATTCCCTGGACCAAAGGGAGCCAAT GGTGAAGCTGGAAAGCCAGGAGAGAAGGGTCTCTTAGGTCGTCCTGGTCTTAGA GGTTTGTCTGGAAAAGATGGTGAGACTGGTTCTTCTGGACCTCCTGGCCCTGCT GGCcctgctggagagagaggagagcaaggACAGCCTGGACCTTCTGGCTTCCAG GGTCTGCCTGGACCATCTGGTGCCCCAGGAGAGGCTGGAAAACCTGGAGACCAG ggtgTTTCTGGAGAGGGCGGAGCTCCTGGTGCTGTTGGACCCAGA GGCGAACGTGGTTTCCCTGGTGAAAGGGGTGGTGCTGGAGCTCAAGGTCTTCAGGGACCTCGTGGAATTCCTGGAACACCAGGATCTGATGGACCCAAG GGAGCCATTGGACCAGCTGGTGCTGCTGGACCTCAGGGACCCCCCGGCCTGCAGGGTATGCCTGGAGAGAGGGGAGCTGGTGGCATCTCAGGAGCTAAGGGAGACAGA GGTGACAACGGACAGAAGGGACCCGAGGGGGCTCCTGGAAAGGATGGTGCTAGA ggTTTGACTGGTCCCATTGGTCCACCTGGCCCATCTGGACCAAACGGTGCCAAG GGTGAGACTGGACCTGGTGGACCTTCTGGTGCTGCTGGTGCTCGTGGTGCTCCT GGTGACCGTGGTGAGGGTGGTCCTCCTGGACCTGCTGGTTTTGCTGGACCTCCT GGTGCAGATGGTCAGCCTGGAGCCAAGGGAGAGCTTGGTGAGACTGGACAGAAGGGAGAGGCTGGTTCTTCTGGACCTCAGGGACCATCTGGAGCTCCTGGACCTGTG ggACCTACTGGTGTATCTGGACCTAAAGGAGCTCGTGGTGCTCAGGGAGCTCCT GGTGCCACTGGATTCCCTGGTGCTGCCGGCAGAGTTGGATCTCCTGGCCCTAAT GGTAACCCTGGCTCTTCTGGTCCCGCTGGTGCTGCTGGCAAAGACGGACCAAAGGGTGCTCGTGGTGACAGCGGCCCCCCAGGAAGACAGGGAGACCCTGGGCTGCGTGGACTTGCTGGCACACAAGGAGAGAAGGGAGAGCCCGGAGAGGATGGACCCCCT GGTGCTGACGGACCTTCAGGTCCTCAGGGTCTGGGTGGATCCCGTGGTATTGTTGGTTTGCCTGGTCAGCGGGGAGAGAGAGGCTTCGCTGGTCTTCCTGGACCTTCT GGAGAGCCTGGAAAACAGGGAGCTCCTGGTTCCGCTGGCGACCGTGGACCTCCTGGACCTGTGGGACCCCCTGGACTTACAGGACCTTCTGGAGAGACTGGTAGAGAG GGTACCCCTGGATCAGATGGACCTCCTGGTAGAGATGGAGCTGTTGGAGTCAAG GGAGAGCGAGGTAACACTGGTCCTGGTGGCGCCCCCGGTGCTCCAGGATCCCCTGGTGCCCCTGGACCTGTCGGACCTCTCGGCaagcagggagacagaggagagtct gGCGCTCAAGGACCTGCTGGAGCCTCTGGACCCGCTGGCGCTAGAGGAATGGCC GGACCCCAAGGACCTCGTGGAGACAAGGGAGAGGCTGGTGAgactggagagagaggacagaaaggTCACCGTGGCTTCACTGGTCTGCAGGGTCTCCCTGGACCTCCT GGTCCCGCTGGAGATTCTGGATCTGCTGGACCTGCAGGCCCAAGCGGCGCTAAG GGACCACCTGGACCAGGTGGGCCTGCTGGCAAAGACGGATCTAACGGACTGCTCGGCCCTATTGGACCGCCTGGACCTCGTGGACGCTCTGGAGAAAGTGGTCCTGCT GGACCTCCTGGTAACGCTGGGCCCCCCGGTCCTCCTGGTCCTCCTGGTCCTGGCATCGACATGTCTGCCTTTGCCGGTCTGGGTCAGACAGAGAAGTCCCCTGATCCTCTCAGGTACATGAGGGCCGATGAGGCCTCTAGCTCCCTGAGGCAGCACGATGTTGAGGTCGATTCCACACTCAAGTCCCTCAACAACCAGATTGAGAACCTGCGCAGCCCTGACGGCTCCCAGAAGAACCCTGCTCGCTCCTGCAGGGACCTGAAACTGTGTCACCCTGAGTGGAAGAGCG GTGATTACTGGGTTGATCCCAACATTGGCAGCACCGCTGACGCCATCAAGGCCTACTGCAACATGGAGACTGGAGAGACCTGCGTCTACCCAAGCATTGCCAAGGTGCCAAAGAAGAACTGGTGGACCAGCAAGAGCAAGGACCGCAAACACATCTGGTTCGGAGAGACCATGAATGGAGGATTCCAC TTTGACTACGCTCAGGACGGCCCAGCTGCCATGGCTGCCAGCGTCCAGCTGACATTCCTGAGGCTTCTGTCCACTGAAGTTTCCCAGAATCTCACTTACCACTGCAAGAACAGCATTGCCTACATGGACCAGACCACAGGCAACCTGAAGAAGGCTTTGCTGCTGCAGGGCTCCAACGATGTGGAGATCCGTGCAGAAGGCAACAGTCGCTTCACGTACAGTGTGTTGGAGGATGGCTGCAAG aaacacacaggccGGTGGGGCAAGACTGTCTTTGAGTACAAAACACAGAAGACCTCCCGTCTGCCAATCGTGGACATTGCTCCTATGGACATCGGAGGAGCTGATCAGGAGTTTGGAGTGGATGTAGGCGCAGTCTGCTTCTTGTAA
- the aaas gene encoding aladin translates to MWLFGNTARADTPPQTRRSTGVGWQSFIPEKMCSLALFPPPLPFGQSTLCESNNELLPGTNTEDRAKQESSPLSLYFPRESLKLHSRTESSSKAAFLDHSETLWMRSAAAWRDGGFTGLLTEITNSNTEAPKWLSVSSGCTLALLQRVSSFHGSLFPHLTLSSEDMIAEFSQVLNWSDCVVRAFAWHPHADKFAVALLDDSIKIYNPKSATTPTLKHRLQRSVAAVQWKPLCASALAVACQNCLLVWHVDPCSLSTRPSSGCAQVLSHPGHSPVTSIAWSPSGSLLVSASPMDTAVMVWDVAAESCVPLQRVGGGGVTFLSWSPDGSHVLASTPSALFRVWETRMWTCERWPCIKGRCQSGCWSPDGSRLLFTVQGEMVIYALTFTDAPGMSTGTSKGSQAAAVVADLSETTFNTADGDIIIGGEIQSIAWDPRGERLAVLLQGDPQAADRPAIIAVFKTRTNPIFELLPCGFVQGEADAEPRLMQFHPNFQHGAQLTVCWSNGRITHVPFYFLSTAVPHFGLSGSPLLPRPQERQSALANQSLFTELIS, encoded by the exons ATGTGGTTGTTTGGAAACACAGCTCGTGCTGACACACCGCCACAGACACGACGCTCCACCGG GGTCGGGTGGCAGAGTTTCATCCCGGAGAAGATGTGCTCTCTGGCGCTGTTCCCTCCTCCGCTGCCCTTCGGACAGAGCACCCTGTGCGAGTCCAACAACGAGCTGCTGCCCGGGACCAACACCGAGGACCGAGCCAAGCAG GAGTCCAGTCCACTGAGTCTCTATTTCCCCCGAGAGTCTCTGAAGCTCCACAGTcgaacagagagcagcagcaaggCGGCGTTTCTGGACCATTCAGAGACTCTGTGGATGAGGAGTGCTGCAGcatg GCGGGATGGGGGTTTCACAGGATTACTGACTGAAATTACCAATTCAAATACAGAGG CGCCAAAATGGTTGTCAGTGAGTTCTGGTTGCACCCTGGCATTGCTCCAGAGGGTCTCTTCGTTTCACGGTTCCTTGTTTCCTCATCTTACA TTGAGCAGTGAAGACATGATAGCTGAGTTTTCACAAGTACTGAACTG GTCTGACTGTGTGGTGCGAGCCTTTGCTTGGCATCCTCACGCAGACAAGTTTGCTGTAGCCCTCCTTGATGACTCCATTAAAATCTACAACCCTAAAAG CGCCACCACTCCCACACTAAAGCACCGTCTCCAGAGGAGTGTGGCAGCAGTGCAGTGGAAGCCGTTGTGTGCGTCTGCTTTGGCTGTCGCCTGTCAGAACTGTTTACTTGTCTGGCATGTGGACCCCTGCTCACTGTCAACCAG GCCTTCATCTGGTTGTGCTCAAGTTCTGTCTCATCCTGGTCACTCCCCAGTCACTTCCATCGCCTGGTCTCCAAGCGGATCTCTTCTGGTGTCAGCCTCACCCATGGACACTGCAGTTATG GTTTGGGACGTCGCTGCAGAAAGCTGTGTGCCACTTCAGCGTGTCGGCGGAGGCGGGGTCACCTTTCTGTCCTGGTCCCCTGACGGCAGCCATGTCCTGGCTTCTACACCATCTGCCCTGTTCAG GGTTTGGGAGACCAGGATGTGGACCTGTGAGCGTTGGCCATGTATTAAAGGACGCTGCCAG TCTGGCTGTTGGAGTCCAGATGGAAGTCGACTTCTCTTTACTGTGCAGGGCGAGATGGTCATCTATGCTCTGACCTTCACTGACGCACCAG GCATGTCTACAGGCACATCTAAAGGATCACAGGCAGCAGCTGTGGTGGCTGACCTATCAGAGACAACCTTTAACACAGCAGATGGAGACATCAT TATTGGTGGAGAGATCCAGTCTATCGCCTGGGATCCAAGAGGAGAGAGACTCGCAGTTCTTCTTCAAG gaGATCCACAGGCGGCAGACCGACCTGCAATCATAGCAGTGTTCAAGACAAGAACCAATCCCATTTTTGAGCTTTTGCCATG TGGTTTTGTTCAAGGGGAGGCTGATGCAGAGCCGAGACTGATGCAATTCCATCCAAATTTCCAGCACGGAGCCCAGCTCACTGTG tGTTGGTCCAATGGAAGAATTACCCATGTGCCTTTCTACTTCCTGAGTACAGCTGTCCCTCATTTTGGCCTGAGTGGCAGTCCGTTGTTGCCTCGCCCGCAGGAAAGGCAGAGCGCCTTGGCCAATCAGTCGCTCTTCACAGAGTTAATCTCTTGA